The window CGCCAAGCTTGACCGTGACCACTCGACCCGCCACCTTCGCGGGCCCGGTCAACGGGCCGATACCGATCACAGCGCCAGGTAAACCGAGCCTATCTAGCGCGTCGGAGACCGAACACGCGTCCAGCGTACCTAGTCTTACGATATGGTCGCTCATTGCACCTCCTTGCTTGCAATCACTAAGCGACCGCGGTCGCGTCGCACTGCACGAGCATGTTCGACGGCAGGTGATCGTTTTGGAACGTATGACGCGCCGGGCGGGAAGTCGGATCCGGGAAAGCAAGCAGCCAATGCTTGTTGACTGCGGCGCGCGCTTCGGGCGCTTTAACGTATACCGTCATCTTGACGACCTGCTCCATGGTCGCGCCGGCGGCCGCTATGATCCGTGTGAGGTTGTGAAACATGAGTTCCGCCTGTTTCTCAACATCGTCCGGGATCTTGCCGGTCGCAGGATCGAGTCCGTAGATTCCCCCGGTCATCACGATATTGCCGACGCGGGAGGCAGCGGGGATTGGCTGCGCCCCGTGACTGAACCCTTCGACCTGAATGCTTTTCCGTACGCTCATGGTGTCTCCTGCCGGTAGGGTTGTTTAGACGTCGAGGCGCGAAAAGAACTTCCTTGCGTTGTGTTCGAACACTCCCTTTTTCTCCTCCGCACCGATGGTTTCGATCGACTCGATGACAGGCTTGAGGTCGTCGTAGGCCCTCTTGGACTGCGGATCGATCCCCCCGCCACTGCCTGGCCGTTCCGTTCCGAACATGCATCGATCCGCCCCAACGACGTCGAACAGAAGTTCGAGAGACTTTCTGTTATGGACGACCGTGTCGAACCAGAACCGCTTCAGAGAAGCATCAAAGCTCTCGGTGTCCTTCGGCAGACGACCTGCGGCGATCGCCATCTGCCTATTCGACCGCCAACGACCGACCTGATACGGCACTGAACCGCCGCCATGGCTTACAAGCAGTTTCAGCGATGGAAACCGTTGAAACACGTCCGACCGCGTGATCGAAGTAATAGCGAGGCTCTCTTCGGTGATGAAGTGCTCGTCGTAGGTCTCACGACCGCAGCAAGCGCAACTGTGAATGTGTGCCGGGATATCGTGTCGGCAGAGAAACTCGTAGAGCGGGAACCAGTATGGATCCGCGAGAGTCGGGGATCTTCCGGTGCCTTCGGATGGGTCCGGATTCAGCAGAACGCCGACGAATCCGAGATCGTCGATGCACCGCTTGATTTCGTCGAACATCGCCTCGACGGGAGCTCCAACCGCCTGCGGGAGCCCCCCGACGCCACGAAATCGCTTCGGGTGCATCCTTACCGTACGGGCGATCACGTTGTTGTTGTCCTCGGCCCAGGTGACGACGTCTTCCCAGCGGTTTTCGCCGTGCACCATCATAAAAGGACGGGGCGATATGATCTGTAGATCGGTGCCGACTCCATCCATGATCGAAACGTTCTGCGCCGCCGATTTCTCAAGATCGGCATCCGAAATCGAAGCGGGATACTTTCCGTATTGGCCGCGAGCAACGACGAGATTGCTCCTGTGGGCGTAAAGTGTCGGCGGTGCGACGAGATGTGCGTGGGCGTCGATGATCATCTGAATGCTTCTCCGTTTGCTCGAACGCGTTTCCTAGAGATCGTAGACATCGACAGTGAGAGCGCCGTCTCTTATGCGGGAAATTATGGCCGCCTCCTTTTCCTCACGTACGAGAGATGCCGGAATCGCGAATCTCGCCTGATCCGGCGTAAGCACGACGACTCCGTCGGCATCCCCGAAGACGAGATCCCCTCTGGCGATCTCGACATCGCCGATTGTTACGGGTTCACCAATCGCCCCATCGCCATTGCGATCCTTCACGGTGCCGCGAATATTGACGCAGGCGGAGAACGTCGGCAGCCCCAACGTACGCAATGCCAGCGTGTCTCGTACGCCGCCGTTGATGACGATGCCCGCCAACCCGCGCGTGGCCGCGGAAGTCGCCATGATCTCTCCCCAGTAGCCAAATTCGATGCCGTCACCGGCCGATACGACAAGAACGTCGCCCGGCTCCGCGACAGCAAGCGCGCGGTGGATCCACAGATTATCGCCAGCAGGCGTACGTACCGGGAATGCGGGGCCGCAGACGCGCATTTCCGGCTCGATCGGCTTTATCGCGCTCGGAAGCGCGCCCAGCCTGCCGACGCTTTCGTGAAGAGTAGCGGACGAGAGCCAAAGAGCCTTCCTTAGGAGCTGCGGGTCGATCACACCGCTTCTCCCGCTTTCCGCGGGTTTTTGACCGGTCATGCAGAGGCGCTCCCTCGAATTTTTATATATACCACGTGGTCTATATAATTGTTCGCGTCGATAGACAAGCGAGCTTTTCGGGCGTCCCAGCCATGCCGAGGATTGCCAAACGCGGCACCTCACT is drawn from Bradyrhizobium diazoefficiens and contains these coding sequences:
- a CDS encoding amidohydrolase family protein, with amino-acid sequence MIIDAHAHLVAPPTLYAHRSNLVVARGQYGKYPASISDADLEKSAAQNVSIMDGVGTDLQIISPRPFMMVHGENRWEDVVTWAEDNNNVIARTVRMHPKRFRGVGGLPQAVGAPVEAMFDEIKRCIDDLGFVGVLLNPDPSEGTGRSPTLADPYWFPLYEFLCRHDIPAHIHSCACCGRETYDEHFITEESLAITSITRSDVFQRFPSLKLLVSHGGGSVPYQVGRWRSNRQMAIAAGRLPKDTESFDASLKRFWFDTVVHNRKSLELLFDVVGADRCMFGTERPGSGGGIDPQSKRAYDDLKPVIESIETIGAEEKKGVFEHNARKFFSRLDV
- a CDS encoding RraA family protein, producing MTGQKPAESGRSGVIDPQLLRKALWLSSATLHESVGRLGALPSAIKPIEPEMRVCGPAFPVRTPAGDNLWIHRALAVAEPGDVLVVSAGDGIEFGYWGEIMATSAATRGLAGIVINGGVRDTLALRTLGLPTFSACVNIRGTVKDRNGDGAIGEPVTIGDVEIARGDLVFGDADGVVVLTPDQARFAIPASLVREEKEAAIISRIRDGALTVDVYDL
- a CDS encoding RidA family protein translates to MSVRKSIQVEGFSHGAQPIPAASRVGNIVMTGGIYGLDPATGKIPDDVEKQAELMFHNLTRIIAAAGATMEQVVKMTVYVKAPEARAAVNKHWLLAFPDPTSRPARHTFQNDHLPSNMLVQCDATAVA